One genomic segment of Erysipelotrichaceae bacterium 66202529 includes these proteins:
- a CDS encoding HAD-IIB family hydrolase: MQKAKQHTDTCGTKNLPRAVHNKAYYIFCDLDGTLLYSNKEPSRKTINYLRHLKEHFAITIGIASGRAPSSILPLMKRFEMEDVIDIVIANNGVDTINIHTGSHHREGLIQPETIAEIVNCFHPCPQIITAFHNPDILYATGSSGRVDSIMKMNDLHLIFDPVKDTSYQGAPRVMLLFDPAYRAMVEEAVKQHQIQGVKGYFAEPDIYEFSSCHISKHKAMEAYVQQFEHTLRDVMVFGDSENDIGMLKGCGIGVAMRNAEQTIQDCADWVSEYTNDEDGIYEFLCRHEYLLREKEN, from the coding sequence ATGCAAAAGGCAAAGCAGCATACTGACACCTGTGGGACAAAGAATCTTCCAAGGGCTGTGCACAACAAGGCTTATTATATTTTCTGTGATCTGGATGGCACACTGCTATACAGCAATAAGGAGCCATCCAGGAAAACAATCAACTATCTGCGTCATTTGAAAGAACACTTTGCAATTACAATCGGCATTGCCAGCGGACGGGCACCTTCTTCGATTCTGCCCCTGATGAAACGCTTTGAAATGGAGGATGTAATTGATATTGTCATCGCGAACAACGGTGTCGATACCATAAACATACATACTGGCAGTCATCACAGGGAGGGGCTGATCCAGCCGGAAACAATCGCTGAAATCGTGAACTGCTTTCATCCCTGTCCACAAATAATCACCGCTTTCCATAATCCGGATATCCTATATGCGACAGGAAGCTCAGGACGCGTGGATTCCATTATGAAAATGAATGATCTGCATCTCATATTTGATCCTGTAAAGGATACCTCGTATCAGGGTGCACCCAGAGTTATGCTGCTGTTTGATCCGGCATATCGTGCGATGGTAGAGGAAGCCGTAAAGCAGCATCAGATACAGGGGGTGAAGGGGTATTTTGCGGAACCGGATATATATGAATTCAGCAGCTGTCACATATCCAAGCATAAGGCGATGGAAGCCTATGTGCAGCAGTTTGAGCATACACTGCGGGATGTTATGGTATTTGGGGACTCCGAAAATGATATCGGCATGCTAAAAGGCTGTGGAATCGGTGTTGCTATGAGGAATGCAGAGCAAACCATTCAGGACTGTGCAGACTGGGTGAGCGAATATACAAATGACGAGGATGGTATCTATGAATTTCTATGCAGACATGAATATCTGCTGAGAGAAAAGGAGAACTGA